GCGCGATCATGGCGTACGCGCGAATCATGAACCTGATGCAGCTGAGCGAGGAGCACGCGAAGCAGATGGGGGTGAATGTGCAGCGCGCGAAGCTGGTGCTGCTCGCCGCCGCGACCCTCGCGACGTCCGCGGCCGTCTCCTTCAGTGGCCTCATCGGCTTCGTGGGCCTCATCGCGCCGCACGCCGTGCGCCTAGTGTGGGGGACGGACTACCGGTACCTGGTGCCGATGTCGGCGCTGATAGGCGCGTCGTTCATGATCGTAGCCGACCTGGCCGCGCGGACAGTCGCAAGTCCGGCCGAGCTGCCGGTCGGGGTCGTCACCGCCTTCTGCGGCGCGCCGTTCTTCCTGTACCTGCTGAAGGCGAGGAAGGCCAACTAATGCTCTCTATTCGAGACGTACATTTCTCATACCGCGGCAAGGCCATCCTCACCGGGCTCAGCCTGGACGTGCAGGACGGCGAGCACGTCGGGCTGGTCGGCCCTAACGGCGCGGGGAAGTCCACGCTTATCAAGATCATAAGCGGGGTCCTCCGCCCTGCCTCGGGAAGCGTCCACATCAACGGCGCGGACATCACAGCCATGAGGCCGCACGAGCGCGCCAGGCTGGTCGCGGTGGTCCCGCAGGAGACGCACCTGCCTGCAGGGATGACGGTGCTGGACCTCGTGCTGCTGGGGCGCAACCCGCACATGAAGCTGCTGCAATGGGAGGGGCCGGACGACAGGGCCGTGGCGATCCGGGCGATGGAGCTTACGAACATCGACCAGATGGCGGACAGGTACCTCAGCACCCTGTCCGGCGGGGAGCGACAGAGGGCGGTCGTCGCCATGGCGCTGGCGCAGGAGTCGCCTGTGCTGCTCATGGACGAGCCCACATCAAGCCTGGACCTGGCGCACCAGGCGAAGGTGCTGGACATGGTGGCGGAGCTACATCAGAAGCGGCGCGGCGCGGTGCTTATCGCGATGCACGACCTGACCCTCGCGGCGCAGTACTGCCACCGCCTGGTCATGCTATCGGAGGGACGAACGTACGCGCAGGGCCAGCCATCGGAAGTTCTGACCGTGGAAAATATCTCGAAGGTGTACGGGGCATCAGTCTTCGTTCTCCCCCACCCGACCGGCGGCACACCGGTGGTGGTGGGGAGAAGGGAATAGTGAATTTAGAATAGTGAATAGTGAATTGAACATCCGGGAGTTGCTTCGGCTGATAATTCACTATTCACTATTCTAAATTCACTATTCCCTAAATCGGCAGCAATCCGTACCGCTCGGGGTTGAGGCGATTGAACTGCTCGCCGTAGCCGGCGCCGCCAGCGAAGCCGTTGAGGTAGCCGATGCCGCCGTCAACGCGCTCGCGGAAGAGCTTCATCGTCTTTGACCGGTCCTGGCCCTTTCGGGTCTGCGTCGTGGCGAACTCGTCCAGCGCGTTCATCTTCCTGTCGATCACGTCCGTGATGTCGATCGTGATCTCGGGCGCCTTTCGGGTGGTGCCCATAAGCTGGTCGCTGCGGAAGTCCTGGTAGTAGAACATGAAGACGTTCTTGACGGCGTGCGGCGCGAGCGGCGAGGGGGAGCCGTCCGCGCGGCCGGAGTCCATGTGGTCGTGCCGGCCGAACTCGGTCGGGTGCGGGCACAGCACCGTGTCCGGCTTGAACTCGCGCATCATCTTGATGACGACCTTGTACTCTTCCATCGTGAAGAACATGGGGTTCTCGGGGAAGTCCAGCATTGTCCACTTCTGGACGCCAAGGATCTTGCAGGCGCGGTCAAGCTCCGCCTTCTTCATGTCCTTGACCTTTTGCAGGTCCTTGAGCTTGTCGTCACCCATCTCGGGGAATACGTTGAAGGCGTGGGTCACCGCGCCGGTGGTGAGGCTGACGAAGAACACCTCGTCGCCGCGGTTGATGTGTTTGACGACCGTCCCGCCGGCCCTCTCGACGAGGTCCGCCGGGTGCGCCGTGATGACCATGATCTTGTTCGGCATGTGAATCTCCTCTCACTTGCGGCTTGGCTGCCTTTACGCTGCCCGCGATTTTATAAGCCCCGGCGCACCCGCGCAAGTGAGAGGGGCCAGCGCAGGCGTTCAGTCAATCTACGCATATCGCGTAAGCTACAGGTAACTATCTATGACCGCTCGCACGATAATGGTCCAGGGGACCGCGTCCAATGTAGGCAAAAGCCTGTTGGTTACCGCGCTGTGCCGCATCTTCAAGCAGGACGGCTACCGCGTTGCGCCGTTCAAGGCCCAAAACATGTCGCTGAACTCCTACGTCACCGCCGACGGGGCGGAGATAGGCCGCGCCCAGGTGGTCCAGGCGGAGGCAGCGGGCGTCCTGCCCACCGCGGAGATGAACCCGATACTCCTCAAGCCGGAGGTGGACTCCCGCTCACAGCTCATCGTCCTCGGCAGGCCGGTCGGCAAGCTGGAATCCCGCAACTTCAACCAACGCAAGGACACCCTTTGGGACGCCGTCACACAGTCACTGGACAGCCTCCGGGCCCAGTACGACATCGTCGTCATCGAGGGCGCGGGCAGCCCGGCGGAGATCAACCTGCGTCGCGGCGATATCGTGAACATGGAGGTAGCGCTCTATGCCCGCTCCCCCGTCCTTCTGGCCGGGGACATCGATAAGGGAGGCGTCTTCGCATCGCTGCTAGGCACTCTCATGCTTCTTGCGCCGAAGGAGCGCGAGCTCGTCTGCGGCGCGGTCATCAACAAGTTCAGGGGCGACGTCTCCATCCTGCAACCTGGCTTGCGACAGTTTGAGGCGTTAGCCGGCGTGCCCGTGCTCGGTGTCGTCCCTTACTTCCGCGATATCTACATCCACGAGGAGGACTCGCCGTCCGCCAGGAACACTGCGCCGCGTCCCGGCGCTGCCGTCGACGTGGCGGTCATCGCACTTCCCCACATCGCCAATTTCGACGAATTCGACCCGCTAGCCCGCGAGGAGTGCGTAAGTTTGCGCTACGTCCGCTCAGCCGGGGATCTGGGCTCGCCGGACCTGATCATTATTCCCGGCACCAAGACGACCATCCCGGACCCGCTTCATTTGCGAACAACAGGGATAGCCTCTGCAATCCTCGCCCGCGCCCGCGAGGGCATGCCGGTCATTGGCATTTGCGGCGGCTTCCAGATGCTGGGCCGGTCGGTGCATGACCCCGGCGGAGTCGAGTCCGCAAGTGAGTCTGCAGATGGCCTGGGCCTTCTGCCCGTAACCACCCGCTTCGTCGGCGAGAAGCAGACCCACCAGGTCACCGGATCCGTTTCCCGCGCCACCGGTCTGCTCGCCGGCCTTGAGGGAGTCCCTTTTGAGGGCTATGAAATCCACATGGGCATCACATCGGCCACGGAGGCTGGGTCCCTGCGGATCACAAGGCTGACTGGCGGAGCTACGTACGTGGACGGCGCAGTCTGTACGGACGGCCTGGTTATCGGTACCTACGTGCACGGCCTCTTTCAGAACACCGCCCTGAGGCGCGGGATAATTCGTAATGTTGCGGCATTCCGAGGCAAGACGGTCAGCTTCTCGAAGGACTTTTTTCGCAGTCCGGCGAGTACGACAAGCTGGCCTCCGCGGTGCGCGGCAGCCTGGACATTCAGGCCGTGCGTTCTGCGATGGACGTTTAACAGCGGGGGGGCCGCGACGGTATCCGTCGCGCCCTCAACCGATACTGCCCGGCAGGCGTACGTCCCCATACCGGACTTGCAAGTAAGCCGAAATTCCTTTACAGTCTTTGCGCCATTGCATAACATCGTCTCTGCATGGCCCTTGGGCCGATACGTATGTATAATCTCTTATTGGACACAGCGGTTTGTACGGAGCTACCAACGTGGCGGACCACTCCTTTCCGATTTTCGCGATTATCGCATCCCTGTCGATCGGGTACCTGCTGGGGGCCGTTCCAATTGCGGCGATCATCAGCAGGTGGCACGGCGTGAACATCTTTGCGGTGGGCACCGGTCTCCCCGGCGCTTCCAACGTTCTCAGGTCAGTCGGCAAGGTGCCGGCATTTCTGGTCCTGATAGGAGACATGGGCAAGGGGGCGGGCGCGATCATGGCTGGAGACGCGCTCGGGGTATCCGGACCCTGGCTCGTGGTCCCGGCCAGCGCCGCTGTACTGGGGCACTGGAGGTCCGTATTCACGGGCTTCAAGGGCGGAGATGGCCTGGCTACGCTGGGCGGGGCTATTGTGGCCATGTTCCCCGCTTTCGGCATGATAAGCGTCGCGGTAGCTATGCTCGTCGCCCTGGGCGGCCAGCTTATGCCCTATTCGTCGCTCATGAGCATCGTCGCCGGCTATGCGACACTCCTGGGACTAAACATCGCCTACGACGGCGAGACGACCCTCGCAGTCGGGGTCGGCGGACTCGCTTCCCTTGTCCTCGCCCATGCCATCGTCGGCCACCGGCGGCGGCGCACCGCCGGCTGGGAAGATCTCGAGATGGACGATGGCGCACGCGCCGCCGGGCACACGGGCACGCAGTGACTGAGCGGAACGCCATGCGGCGCCTGCTACGAAGTCGCGGGACAACGCACGGCGATGCAAAGCACCCCTGATGCCAATCAAGCACCCTCACATCCCGGAAGAGCAACGGGCCGAGCAAGCAGAGGGCCTTAACCCCGACAAGAAGGCCTTTCACGAGCTCGACTCCGGAACATTCCGCATCGCAAGGTCCACTGCACGGATAGAAGGCGCAGCCGGAAGGGCAGCGGCGCGGGTCTACCGCAGCCTGTTCGGCAAGCCGCTGGCCACCGCCCAGGAGTCCCAGGAGCGCCTCTCCACGGCGAAGGCCCTCCCAATCCTGGCTTCCGACAACATCTCCTCTTCCGCCTACGCCACCGAAGAGATCATGCGCGTTCTGGCCCTGGGAGGGGCGGCCGCGCTGACGCTCGCCATGCCCGTTTCCCTTGCGCTAATCACTGTTGTGGCGATCGTCGTGATCTCGTACACGCAGATTATCCGCGCCTACCCGCAAGGCGGCGGAAGCTATAACGCGAGCAGGGAGAACCTCGGCGACCTTCCAGGCCTGATTGCCGCCGCGAGCCTGCTTGTGGACTACGTCCTGACAGTCGCCGTATCTATCTCCGCAGGCGTGGCGGCGCTCACCTCCCTTATGCCGACCCTTTATGACTTGCGCGTCCCCATCGCCCTGCTCGTTATAGCTGTGCTTGTGGTGGGCAACTTGAGAGGCATTCGAGAGACGGGCAAGCTTTTCTCGGCGCCGACATACGTCTACCTGGTCATTATTTTCGGGCTAATCATTTACGGTATCTTCAGGTACCAGACAGGGAGGCTTCCCGAGTACACCCCGCCCGTTGACTGGCTGCCTGCGGCGGCATCCCCGCTTGCGTTCCTGCTCCTGGTCAGGGCGTTCTCCTCCGGCGCGGTGGCCCTCACAGGTGTCGAGGCGGTCTCGAACGGCATGAAGATACTCCAGCCGCCGGAGCAGCGTAACGCCAAGACGACGCTCATTCTCATGGCGGTGCTCTTCGGAACGATCTTCATCGGCATCGGGTACCTGTCCAGCCACATCGGCCTCATACCGGACCCACACGAGCGGGAGACGCTCTTGAGCCAGCTTGCAAGGCACATTACGGGCGAAGGGCTGTACTACGACCTGGTGCAGATATCGACCGCGCTGCTCTTGCTGCTCGCGGCGAACACGGCATTTGTGGGGTTCCCGCGCATGGGCATGGTGCTGGCGGCCGACCGGTTCATGCCGAACCAGTTCGCATTCAGGGGACGCAGGCTTGCTCCTGCGACAGGCATCGTTGCACTGGGCACGCTCGCCGCGATTCTCATAATCATCTACGGCGGCAGCGTGACCTCGCTGATCCCGCTGTACACTGTCGGCGTTTTCCTGGCATTCACGCTGGCGCAGGCAGGGATGATTTTTTACTGGCGGCGTCACAGGGAGCGCGGCTGGCGCGTAGCAATGATCCTGAACGGCTTCGGCGCGTTCGTTACCGGGCTGGTGGCGATAGAGGTAATAGTCACCAAGTTCACGCATGGCGCGTGGATGGTGATGGTTCTGATACCCGTGCTCGTTGTGATAATGAAGCTGGTATATCACCACTACAAGCAGCTAGGGAACCAGCTGAGGCTGGACCTGGGCATGCCTCACCGGCAGTACACATCGCCCAGAGTAGCAGTCGTGCCTATCGCCGACCTCAATCAGGCGGTAACCGGCGCGCTGGCCTTTGCCCGTAGCCTATCGACAGATGTTCGAGCCATCCACGTGGCCGACGACCTGGTGAAGGCATCGAAGCTACGGGAGAGGTGGGATGAGCAGGTGCTGGACGTGCCGCTTCTGATAATAGAGTCGCCGTACCGCGACTGGACGGGGCCGCTCCGCCAGTACGTCCAGGCGCTTAGCAGGCAAGACCACGACGCACCTGTCGCCGTTGTGATCCCGGAGTTCGTGCCCATGCGGTGGTGGGAGCACCTGCTCCACAGCCAGAGCGGGCTCAGGCTAAAGATGAACCTCTTCACCGTGGAGAACGTCGTCGTCATCGACATCCCTTACCACGTCAAAACGACGCTCTTCGGCGGCCCACGCCACTAGCCCAGCGCAATGCACGTGGTGGTGCGCACTACCCCTTCCATGGTGTGGACGACATCGTTGACGATGTTGCTCACGCCGTCCACAGAATCCGCTTCCAGGACCGCGATGATGTCGAACTGGCCCGTAACCCGCGAGACCTCAGGCACCCCTTGCCTTCCCTTCAATGCCGCCACGATTGCCCGTGAATGGCCGGGAGAGACCTCTATAAGCACGTAAGCTCGAATCATGGCGCCTCCTGTGAAGTCTGATTGGCGGTCAAGACCGCATCAGCCTGGCAACAGCAGCCACAGTGACACGGCTAGCATAGTCCGTCGCGCGTCATTAGACAATCCTGTAAGATAACTACCTACTACCGCTCGGAGGACCCTGAATGACCGTGATGAAAGGCAAGCATGCCCTCATGGAGATGCTGCGCGCTGAGGGCGTGGAATACATTTTTGGCAACCCGGGCACCAGCGAAAACCCCTTCATGGAGGCGCTGGAGTCCTATCCGGACCTGAAGTACATGCTCGTCACGCAGGAGGGTGTCGCCATCGGCATGGCCGACGGTTACGCCCGGGCCTCGGGCAAGACCGGCTTCCTGAACCTTCACATAGAAACGGGCCTTGCGAACGGCATCAGCCTGATGCACAACGCCATGGAGGGCGGCACCTCAATGGTAGTCACCTCCTGCAACAAGGACATCAGGGAGCTGGCGCACGGCCGGACCGACCTGAAGGAGATGGTCAAGCTTTTCACCAAGTGGGCGGCCGAGGTTACACACCCCGAGCAAATGCCGTACATGGTGCGAAAGGCTTTCAACGAGGCTAAGACTGCGCCGCTGGGGCCAACCTACCTCTCATTCTCCGCAAACGCGCTGGACCATGAGGGAGAGATGGACTTAGCGCCGTCCGCGAAGTTCTTCCCGCGCATCGCACCGGACAGCCGCGCGGTGGAGGAGGCAGCGAGACTCCTGGCGCACGCGCAGAACCCGGCGATCGTTTTCAGCGACCGCGTCGCGCAGTCCGGCGCAGTAATGGAACTGACGCGGCTGGCGGAGCTGACCGGCGCGCGGGTGTATTCCGCCATCAACTCCGAGGTCAACATCGCCGCGAGCCACCCGCAGTACATGGGCGGGATACGCCTGGGCTACGGCGACGGCGCGAAGGTGCTCGGGAAGGCGGACGTGGTGCTGTACGTGGGCCGGATGATGAGCGGCTACTACATGTACTCCGAGCCCACACTGAGGTACTTCGACCCGCAGGCCAAGTTCATCCACATGGACGTGGACTCCCGGGACGTGGGCAGCATCCAGCCGACGGATGTGGGCATGGTGTGTGACGTCAAAGTGGGGCTGGTGCACCTTGCAGACAGGCTGGAGTCCGGCATGTCAGGCGCAGCGCGGGAGGCAGCGATTGGCCGCGCAACCACAATCGGGGCGGAGAAGGCCAAGCGCCGCGACGCATGGCAGGCCCGGACGAAGGCAAAGTGGAACAACAATCCCATGCCGGCCGAGCGGATGATGGCGGAAATCAAGAAGGCGTTGCCGAAGGACGCGGTGATCGCGGACGACGGCGTCACCTCACGGGACGCGCTCTACAACACGATTTCCTTTGACGAGCCCGGCAGCATCTATTCAGCACGCGGCGGCTCTCTCGGATGGGGCATCGGCGGGACGATGGGCGTGAAGCTGGCGCTGCCGGACAGGCCTGTCGTGGGCATCCTGGGCGACGGCAGCGCCATGATGACCGTGCAGGGCCTCTGGACCGCGGCGGTGTACAACATCCCGGCCGTGTACTGCATTTGCAATAACGGCGCGTACCGCGTCCTGAAGCTGAATATGAACGCGTACAAGACCGGCGTGCTAAAGGAACAAGAACCGAAGAGCAAGTACATCGGCATGGACTTCCCTATCCCGTTCGACTTCGTCGGCATGGCCGAGTCCATGGGCGTGAGCGCGAAGCGGATAACTGACCCGGCCGATCTCGCCCCCGCGCTGGACCGTGCGATCGCCTCCGGCAAGCCCGCCCTGCTGGACGTTGTCATCGACGGCTCCGTCTAGCCGGGCCACCACTCCACGGCCATTCGAGGTGATAGCCAAAAACTGAGCCGGTCCGCGCTCCAATACACTTACACTGCATGAACACGCCTCGGAGGCATTCCAATGGCGACCATCACCGCCCGCAACAGGCCAGCGATAAACTGGGGCAAGACCGTCGTCAAACTGGTCATCATCGTGATCATCGGCGGCGTTCTGATTTCGCTGACAAACGACATCCACGCCGGCCATTTCCTGGGCTACTTTGAGCCGCACCGTTCCAGACTGGTCACCGGCGAGGTGGCCCTTATAGGAGTCATTCTCGTAGAGATCGTCGCGAAGGCGGTGCTACGGCACTACGAGCGGCAGAATGCGCGACAGCTCGGCGTCATCATGCGCGCCGTGATCAGGACCATTTCCTACATCGTCCTGGGCGTCGTCATCCTTTCAATCCTCGCGTCCAACCCGGCGATGGCCGTGAGCGTCGGCAGCCTGATGGGCCTTGTCGTCGGCTTCTCCACGCAGAACATCATCTCCAACGTGATTGCCGGGATGTTCCTGGCAATCGGACGACCGTTCAAGATCGACGATGAGATAACGGTGATGGGTAATACCGGCCGAGTATCTGACTTCCAGGTGCTTCACACGATGCTCGAGACGGCGGACAGGATAGTGCTCATCCCCAATTCGACAATGCTCTCCCAGGTCATCCTGCGCAACCCAAAGGCAGGCCCCAGGGAGTTCGACCTCCACTAGCCCTGTGGCGTGATCCGAACGCATATGCTATAGTCCGGGTGTATGCGGCACATCCTCCACGCAGACATGGACGCCTTCTACGCCTCGGTGGAGCAGCTGGACAACCCGAAGCTGCGGGGCAAGCCCGTGGTCGTCGGCGGCAGCCCGGAGGGCCGGGGGGTTGTGGCTGCCGCGTCCTACGAGGCCCGCAAATTCGGCGTGCGGTCCGCCATGCCCATGCACACGGCGCTGCAGAAGTGCCCGCAGGCGGTCCGTGTAACCCCTCGATTCGACCGATACCTCGAAATCTCCCGCCACGTTATGCAGATGTTTCGCGACATCACGCCGATCGTGGAGCCGCTGTCGCTGGACGAGGCCTACCTGGACGTCACAGACGCGGTCGCCGCCGGGACGCCGCCGGAGTCAATCGCCACGTCACTACGGGCACGAGTCCGGACCGACACCGGCCTCACCATCTCCGTCGGCGTGGCGACGAGCAAGTCTGTTGCGAAGATCGCGTCCGACCTCAACAAGCCCGACGGGCTGACTGTGGTGCGTCCGGGGTCGGAACGGCAGTTCCTGGCGCCTCTCGACGTCGGCAAGCTGTGGGGAATTGGGCCAAAGACGGAGGAACGGCTTGCTGCGGAAGGCGTGCGAACGATAGGCGAGCTGGCGGCGAAGCCGGACGCGTGGTTCGCGAAGCGCTTCGGGAGCAACGGCGCGTTCTTCAAGTCGCTGGCGCAGGGCCGCGACGACCGCGCGGTGGTCACGCACCGCGAGCGCAAGCAGGTGAGCGCGGAGACGACGCTCTCAAGGGACACGGGCGACCCCGAGGCGCTGGTGGAGCTGGTGGACCGGCTGAGCCAGCGCGTGGCCCGGCAGCTCGGCAACAAGGGCGCGGCGGGACGCACGGTGAAGATCAAGCTGCGCCTCTCAGACTTCACCACTTTCACGCGGCAGGAGACGCTCGCAGAGCCGAGCGCTGAGGCAGGCATTATCGCCGCAGCTGCGGAGGGGCTGCTGCGCGCGGAGCTGAGGCCGGGCCGCAAGTTCAGGCTAGTAGGTGTGGGCGTTTCGGGCTTCGACCACGAGGATGAGGAGGACGCGCAGGAGCCGGTACAGCTAAGGTTCGCCGGGTGGTGAGGAAATCCAAAATCGTGACTTTGATATGAACGACCCAGACGTTCTCCTGACTCAATACGGCCCTCTCGGATTCGGGGTCAGGGTGACCGCTGCGCAATGGAATATAATTGTAACCATCAAGCATCGAAGTATGGCGAACGCTCTTGAGCAAGTTCGGTTAACGCTAGCCACTCCCGATGAGATCCGTCGTAGTAGCAGCGATCCCACGGTCGTCCTGTTCTATAAGGCAGCGTCTGTACACAGATGGACGTGCGCCGTCGTAAAGACTTTGAATGGAGACGGCTTTCTGATTACCGCCTACTCCACGGAAGCCATAAAGGAAGGAGTCGTTATATGGAAGAGATAAAGGTTTACCATGACCGCACCGGCAACACCCTGACCATCTGGTTTGGCAATCCTGAGGATGAGTATGTGGCGGAGGAGACTGGCGAAGAAATTGTGCTGATGAAAGACAAGGCCGGCCGGGTAATAGGTCTTGAGAAATTGAACTACAAAGTCTCAGAATCGGACGACGTGAAGTTTTCCTTCCAATCGATCGCCGTCTAGCGCCCCGCACGCCGGCACCCCCCCCAAGGGAACATGGCAAGTAACCCCGACGACGATTCAAGAGGCGTCCGGCCGAGCTTCGTACGGCCCACGGCTATCACGGACCAAGGACATGCCCACCTCAGGCGCCCGTCCAGCTATTGCTTTCGACCTTCGGCTCGTTTCGCTGGCATACCTGCTCAACTCGTCGAAATGGACTGCCCAGTTCCGGCCTATCTTTTTGCCCTGGAGCAGCCCCCTGTGGATCTGGTGCCTCAGTGTCCCGGCGCTCAGCCCGGAAATCTCCGCGGCGCGGGCAAGAGGAATGTACGGGTCAGGCTGCTCGATTGACGACGCGTCCAATTCGTACTTCTTCCCGGCGTTGAGGAACTCAATCGCAAGCACCTTCCCGTGCTCGTCATAGTCCACGAAGACACCGGGGGCGATGTCGCGAGTGGTAGCGGCGTCACGTTGTTCAAGCTGAATGAGCAGAACGTCCGCAGCCTTATCGTAAGTAATGTTCATTCGCACGCCCGTCTGATGACCGTGATAACCGAAGTCACGCCGTATAGCTCGTATTCGAGAGAGTCATAAACTACGGTCAGTGGCTTGCCGTCTATTTCTGCGTAGGCCTCGGACGTCCCCGCTTCACAGCCGTCAACGTGCCTGCCGTAAGTTAGTACATCAGCAATGTCCGAAAGCGTCACGCCCCGAAGTGCAGCCCGCTGTCGCGCGTGATCGGTCAGCTTGATTTTGCCAAGCGTCATATGTATCGCCTTATTATGGCCGATATCGGCCATAGAATCAACCGG
This genomic window from SAR202 cluster bacterium contains:
- a CDS encoding DUF2283 domain-containing protein; protein product: MEEIKVYHDRTGNTLTIWFGNPEDEYVAEETGEEIVLMKDKAGRVIGLEKLNYKVSESDDVKFSFQSIAV
- a CDS encoding glycerol-3-phosphate acyltransferase; this encodes MGHSGLYGATNVADHSFPIFAIIASLSIGYLLGAVPIAAIISRWHGVNIFAVGTGLPGASNVLRSVGKVPAFLVLIGDMGKGAGAIMAGDALGVSGPWLVVPASAAVLGHWRSVFTGFKGGDGLATLGGAIVAMFPAFGMISVAVAMLVALGGQLMPYSSLMSIVAGYATLLGLNIAYDGETTLAVGVGGLASLVLAHAIVGHRRRRTAGWEDLEMDDGARAAGHTGTQ
- a CDS encoding thiamine pyrophosphate-binding protein, coding for MTVMKGKHALMEMLRAEGVEYIFGNPGTSENPFMEALESYPDLKYMLVTQEGVAIGMADGYARASGKTGFLNLHIETGLANGISLMHNAMEGGTSMVVTSCNKDIRELAHGRTDLKEMVKLFTKWAAEVTHPEQMPYMVRKAFNEAKTAPLGPTYLSFSANALDHEGEMDLAPSAKFFPRIAPDSRAVEEAARLLAHAQNPAIVFSDRVAQSGAVMELTRLAELTGARVYSAINSEVNIAASHPQYMGGIRLGYGDGAKVLGKADVVLYVGRMMSGYYMYSEPTLRYFDPQAKFIHMDVDSRDVGSIQPTDVGMVCDVKVGLVHLADRLESGMSGAAREAAIGRATTIGAEKAKRRDAWQARTKAKWNNNPMPAERMMAEIKKALPKDAVIADDGVTSRDALYNTISFDEPGSIYSARGGSLGWGIGGTMGVKLALPDRPVVGILGDGSAMMTVQGLWTAAVYNIPAVYCICNNGAYRVLKLNMNAYKTGVLKEQEPKSKYIGMDFPIPFDFVGMAESMGVSAKRITDPADLAPALDRAIASGKPALLDVVIDGSV
- a CDS encoding Lrp/AsnC family transcriptional regulator, whose amino-acid sequence is MIRAYVLIEVSPGHSRAIVAALKGRQGVPEVSRVTGQFDIIAVLEADSVDGVSNIVNDVVHTMEGVVRTTTCIALG
- a CDS encoding DUF2283 domain-containing protein — encoded protein: MNITYDKAADVLLIQLEQRDAATTRDIAPGVFVDYDEHGKVLAIEFLNAGKKYELDASSIEQPDPYIPLARAAEISGLSAGTLRHQIHRGLLQGKKIGRNWAVHFDELSRYASETSRRSKAIAGRAPEVGMSLVRDSRGPYEARPDAS
- a CDS encoding APC family permease; the encoded protein is MPIKHPHIPEEQRAEQAEGLNPDKKAFHELDSGTFRIARSTARIEGAAGRAAARVYRSLFGKPLATAQESQERLSTAKALPILASDNISSSAYATEEIMRVLALGGAAALTLAMPVSLALITVVAIVVISYTQIIRAYPQGGGSYNASRENLGDLPGLIAAASLLVDYVLTVAVSISAGVAALTSLMPTLYDLRVPIALLVIAVLVVGNLRGIRETGKLFSAPTYVYLVIIFGLIIYGIFRYQTGRLPEYTPPVDWLPAAASPLAFLLLVRAFSSGAVALTGVEAVSNGMKILQPPEQRNAKTTLILMAVLFGTIFIGIGYLSSHIGLIPDPHERETLLSQLARHITGEGLYYDLVQISTALLLLLAANTAFVGFPRMGMVLAADRFMPNQFAFRGRRLAPATGIVALGTLAAILIIIYGGSVTSLIPLYTVGVFLAFTLAQAGMIFYWRRHRERGWRVAMILNGFGAFVTGLVAIEVIVTKFTHGAWMVMVLIPVLVVIMKLVYHHYKQLGNQLRLDLGMPHRQYTSPRVAVVPIADLNQAVTGALAFARSLSTDVRAIHVADDLVKASKLRERWDEQVLDVPLLIIESPYRDWTGPLRQYVQALSRQDHDAPVAVVIPEFVPMRWWEHLLHSQSGLRLKMNLFTVENVVVIDIPYHVKTTLFGGPRH
- a CDS encoding DUF4258 domain-containing protein; translated protein: MNDPDVLLTQYGPLGFGVRVTAAQWNIIVTIKHRSMANALEQVRLTLATPDEIRRSSSDPTVVLFYKAASVHRWTCAVVKTLNGDGFLITAYSTEAIKEGVVIWKR
- a CDS encoding mechanosensitive ion channel family protein; this translates as MATITARNRPAINWGKTVVKLVIIVIIGGVLISLTNDIHAGHFLGYFEPHRSRLVTGEVALIGVILVEIVAKAVLRHYERQNARQLGVIMRAVIRTISYIVLGVVILSILASNPAMAVSVGSLMGLVVGFSTQNIISNVIAGMFLAIGRPFKIDDEITVMGNTGRVSDFQVLHTMLETADRIVLIPNSTMLSQVILRNPKAGPREFDLH
- a CDS encoding DUF4258 domain-containing protein — protein: MADIGHNKAIHMTLGKIKLTDHARQRAALRGVTLSDIADVLTYGRHVDGCEAGTSEAYAEIDGKPLTVVYDSLEYELYGVTSVITVIRRACE
- a CDS encoding ABC transporter ATP-binding protein, with product MLSIRDVHFSYRGKAILTGLSLDVQDGEHVGLVGPNGAGKSTLIKIISGVLRPASGSVHINGADITAMRPHERARLVAVVPQETHLPAGMTVLDLVLLGRNPHMKLLQWEGPDDRAVAIRAMELTNIDQMADRYLSTLSGGERQRAVVAMALAQESPVLLMDEPTSSLDLAHQAKVLDMVAELHQKRRGAVLIAMHDLTLAAQYCHRLVMLSEGRTYAQGQPSEVLTVENISKVYGASVFVLPHPTGGTPVVVGRRE
- a CDS encoding DNA polymerase IV, with the translated sequence MRHILHADMDAFYASVEQLDNPKLRGKPVVVGGSPEGRGVVAAASYEARKFGVRSAMPMHTALQKCPQAVRVTPRFDRYLEISRHVMQMFRDITPIVEPLSLDEAYLDVTDAVAAGTPPESIATSLRARVRTDTGLTISVGVATSKSVAKIASDLNKPDGLTVVRPGSERQFLAPLDVGKLWGIGPKTEERLAAEGVRTIGELAAKPDAWFAKRFGSNGAFFKSLAQGRDDRAVVTHRERKQVSAETTLSRDTGDPEALVELVDRLSQRVARQLGNKGAAGRTVKIKLRLSDFTTFTRQETLAEPSAEAGIIAAAAEGLLRAELRPGRKFRLVGVGVSGFDHEDEEDAQEPVQLRFAGW